The nucleotide window CAGCCGTCACCCGCATCCGCAGCACGCCTTCCTGATTGACGGTGCCGGCGAATAGATTGTCGCCTTCTTCCTTACGTTTAGGCACGGATTCGCCCGTCACCGGCGCTTCGTCGACAGCACTCTCACCCGACACCACCACACCGTCAGCCGGCACACGATCGCCGGGACGCACCATCACGATAGTGTCGACCGCAAGACTCTCGGCCGGGACGGTCTTCGTCGCACCGTCCACCTCGAGCAGCGCCGTCTTAGGCATAAGTGTCGCCAGAGCGCGAATGGACGCGCGCGCACGCCCGGTTGCAATGCCTTCGAGAAGCTCACCCACGAGAAACAGGAAAACGACGACCGCCGCCTCCTCGGAGGCATTGATGATCACCGCGCCAACGGCCGCTACGGTCATCAATGTCTCGATCGTGAACGGGCTGCCGTTCATCGCTCCGACAATCGCCCGGCGGGCGATGGGGATGAGCCCGACCGCCATGGCGATGATGAAGCCCCAAGGCTGCGACTGGGGGTAAAGCTGTGCGAGGCCGAAAGCGATCGCCAGCGCGGCCCCGCATAGTATGGTCAGTCGTGCCTTGGAGGTTTTCCACCACGGCCCTTCGGAAGGTCCGTGATCGTGCCCGTGTAGGCCCGCGAGGGCGTCCGACTGGCCGGTGCTCTCACTCGAATGATTGTGAGCTCCCTTGGCATGATCATGGTCACAACCAGGGCCGTGACGATGCACCGCGCCTTCCGTTGCGACGGCAGAATCCATCGCGGTAATCGGGACGGTCTTGTATCCGAGGCTACCAACCTTTTTAGCGAGTGCGTCTATTTCAATGCGGTCGCCATGGGTTACCGTCATTGTTCCGGCCACAACCGAAACCTTGACATCTGCGACGTCGTCGAGGCGACGTACCGCAGTGTCGATCTTCGCGGCGCAGCTTGCGCAATCCATGCCCTCGACCCTGAACCGGGTCTGGCGTTCAGCAGCACTCATGACTGGTCTCCTGTCATACAGGAGTAAATCTATAAAACCTCAGGCGGCTAGAGGGTCAAGTGCAATTATCGTTTTGGTGTTGCTTATTGACTTTTACCGAAAGGTTCGTGAGTTGGCAGATTTAATAGAGAAAGCGTGGGGGCATTTTGACTGTTTGCCGTCGTCGTCTGGTCGACTTCTTAATTCCAATGGTCGCTCTGGCGCAGGTTATCTATCTTGGAGCCCAGCTCGGTTCGCACCTGCTTGCCCGTGATTTGTGGGCAGCGGACATGGCCAACTTCATTCGGCCACACCTTCTCGCTGCGGGAATAGGGCTGTTCGCAACTGGCCTGCTGGTACCATCCCGGCTTACGCGGATGGGCGCTGTAATCTCACTTCTTGCTGCTATTTTTCCCTTCGTCTTCCTGCCCGCCCCGGCCAGCGAAACCGACGGCGTTCGGTTCACGATTGTTTCCGCTAATGTCCTGTCGGACAATCGCAACCCACGACCGTTTCTCGCGATCCCGGAAGTCGCTTCGAGCGATATCATCGTGCTTCAGGAAACGCGGCCGATCTGGCAGGATGCCTTGGTCGACAGCGGATTATGGCGCTACGAAAGTAACCGCGACCTGCGGGCAAATACCGACATGAAGGTGTTCAGCCGCTTTCCGATCGTCAGCGAGGAGGTCGTCTCGCCAGCAAGCCGTGACACGGGAGGCCGGCACCCGCTCAGGCTCGAGCTCCTGATCGAAGGCAGACCGGTGGTTCTCTACGCTGTTCACGCACAAACTCCGCGGAGACCATCGATGTGGCGAGAGCGGGCCGCATATTTTCGCGATCTGACACAAGCGCTGCAGCAGGAAGATGGTGATGCAGCTGTCATGATCGCTGGAGACTGGAATATGCCACCCTGGTCGCCCTTTTTTCAGGACTTTCTCGCAGAAACTGGCTACCGCACTACGGAATCCGCGTGGTGGCCGTCACCTACTCGATTTAGCACCCGCTTCGGCAACATACCCGCGCTAGGCACACCGATCGACAGGATTGTCATCTCGCCTAACATGGGGCTTGTAAGCCTCAATCTCGGACCGCGCTTTCAATCGAACCATCTTCCGGTTATCGCGCGGATTTCTTTGCCCTAAATTTGGGTTCTGTTTCGCTTGATCAAACGGTTGCCAGGAAAAAATCTCGTGCGCTCGCGAATATTGTTGTCTCTGCTGACCGGCACCGCTTCCATCATTGCAGGTACTATTACCGCAAATGCCATGCCGACCGGCGTCTTTCTGCTCCATCCTGGTGCCACGGCTCCTGGCGCAGACGATTGCCGCGATCTTACTGTGCGTGTCCGTCCCTCCGTGGAAAAAGCTGAGGCGTGGTATTGGGGACGCGCGCCGTTCGGCTCGGATTTGGAGTTCTACATGTTCCTGAGTCAAACAAGGATGGAAACGACGTTTTCGGCCGAAGGCGACTACGACACGGGCGAGCTTCGCAATCTGCAAACGAAAGGCGATGAGACCACGTTTGACCTGATACCCGACGAACATCCCGCGAAAATCATAAAGGGTTCGATCAGGCAGAGCGGCGATGGGTCTGCGCTTGCCATTACGCTATATGGTGTTCCCACGAGTGCGGCCGAAACGGACCGAGTTACGTATTACTGCAGCTTCAATGCGGACACGCAAACCTGATGGTCAGTGTTCGGTTGTGCAGAGATCGTGGTTCGCGAGCGATCTGATGACATAGCAATCCTTCATATGACCATCGTGACACGTGCCGACCATCCGGGCGAGTTCGTGCTCGAGTCGCGTCAGTCGGTCGATCTTGTCACGAACCATATTCAGTTGGCGTACGGCAATCTGATCAGCATCCTTACACGGACGTTCAGGATGAGCGCTAAGATCGAGGAGTTCACGGATAGCCTCAATAGTGAAGCCGAGATCGCGTGCATGCTTGATGAACGCCAGGCGTTCCCCGTCCGACGGTTCAAAACGGCGCTGGTTGCCCTCCGTCCGGTCTGCGGGCTTCATCAAGCCCATTTCCTCATAGTACCTTATGGTCGGGACCTTCACCCCTGTCTGCTTTGACAGCTCTCCAATAGTCAGCAAACGTTGTCTCCTTTTTCATTCTTAGCCCAGACTCATGTCCTCCTCGCCGCCCTGCAACAGGGCATATTGTCCGACGCGCTGAACTATTTGTGATCATCGTCGGTAAACGCATACCTGTATCTTTGGCAATCCTCCGATTGGGCAATCATGAAGTCAAACCTATATCACCTCCTCCTGAGCATAGCTTTGGTTCCTGGTTTTACAGCTGACGCCGGTGCTCGGGAAATTCAAGTATCGCACGAGAGTTCATCGCAAGTGCTTCAGATCGAGCATGCAGAGGTGCTCATCTCCTCCGGAGATACTTCGTCGCCGACGATGTATCTGACAATATGGAACGGAACGACATCCTCTGAAAACCTTGTCAGTGTCGAAAGCGACAGCTTCGCCGGCTTTAGGGTTTCCAGAAACACCTTCGGCCGCCATGAGCGAATAAGCAGCGTTCTAACGATCCCCGGCCATGCCGAGCTGAAGATGGTGGAACCGGGAATTCATCTGGCGCTTGACGGATTTGTCGCCAATCCACTCCGGCCAAATACCATTCCAATCACATTACGCTTCGAAGGCGGCGGCTCCATCACGATGAATGCCAACATTGTGCAGGACAAAGGAGACCTGACCCACCATCGTCATGGCGAGCAAGATACCCCGTTCAAGTGATACGCGATCACCGTAGTCGGTCAGTAAATGCAACGCTAAAAAGCGCAGATAGATTTTCAAGACATTTGAATCTAATTTATCATATTGATTTTATTTGATTTTTCCCATTTTCGCATAGGTTCGCTCCGTCAACAATCGGGGAGACCGCACGATGAGGATTATCTGGGGCGCAGCAATTGCTTTTCTCATGTTTTGCTCAGCAGCGCTGGCAAGCGCAGCGCATTACAATCCCACGCAACCCGGTCGCAATAACATGACGACGTTTGGGGTTACCTCGATGCCATATGGCTACTATGACTATTGTCAGCGTTACAGTGATCGCTGTGCACGCCGGGCGGGCGGCACGATGATCGAACTGACGCGACCCGCATGGAGGGACGTTGTCCGCATCAATGCTGAAGTGAACAGCATTCCTGCCTTCACGGACATGGAAATCTACGGCGTAGAGGAATTCTGGGAATACCCGACCAACGCAGCGGATTGCGAAGACTACGCCCTTCTCAAACGCCAGCGACTGAACGAAATGGGCTATCCGCTGGGCGCGCTGCTGCTGACGACTGCACGAGATGCCAAAGGCGGCGGTCACGCTGTGCTCACCGTCGTCACGTCGTTGGGAGACTTCATCCTCGACAATCTTGAACAGAAAGTTCTGCTGTGGAGCGACGCGAAGATCTACTTCCTCAAGCGCCAGTCTCAGCGCAACCTCAACCAGTGGGTAAGCCTGCGAACCGACGAGGAACTCCTTATATCGTCCGGCAACAGCCAGGCGCCTTCCACAGCTGCGACAAATGTGAAGAAGTAAACGGCGAAATCTCCGTAGATCATCTCCATGGAGTTGTGACCGAGAACCAGACACGCCAGAGCAAACACCAATGTCAGAACGCCGTAAGCGGCGACACCCAGAGCAAAGAACGAAAATACACAAATCAGCATTAACTGAACCGCATGTCTCCCAAGACTGCGGTCCATTGTTTCACGGGAGAATGGAACCGGCCATTCAAAGCTGGGTGATCCAGATGTTACCCCTGCGTCGACAGCGCTACAGGAGGACGTGTCTCGACTCGTATGTGATACAGGCTGAAGCTGAACACAGCGGCGATGAAAAGGACGAGCCCGAGAAGCACGACCATGTTCATTTTTGAACGGCAGCGAGTGAGTCGCTGCGTTTCTTCACTACTCAGTTGTTCCAAAATCTTAACCGTTCCAAATTGATGAGAAACTCCCCAAGCGGAGTTTTTCCCTTTAAACCTCGAGCGATGCGAGTAACAGGCGGGCCGCTGCGGTGATGTGTCGCTCGCGGATTCGTCAGGCGCAACGGGTCATTAACTATGATAGCTACAGAATACGGATGGTGTTCTCCGTCGCTTGGCGGCTCGGGTCTGGTTCTGTTTCATGCTGTATGCGCTCAAAGCAATTTCTATCGGCCTTGTTGTCATGTCGCTCAGCGGTTGCGTCTCGAGTGTGCTGGATGTGGACAATAAGGCTGCCCAGCCTATTCCCGCCTCCCTCGTCGCCGAGATGTCAAGAAAGTCGATGTCTCCCGCATCGCCGATCCTTGTCCGCATCTTCAAACAGGAGAGCGAACTGGAAATATGGAAACAGGATCGTACCGGCAAATACGCTCTCCTGAAGACGTACCCGATGTGCCGATGGTCGGGAAGACTTGGTCCGAAGACCCGCGAAGGCGACCGTCAGGCACCAGAAGGATTTTATCACGTCAATGCGGGAATGCTGAACCCCACGTCCCAATATTACCTGTCGTTCAATCTGGGCTACCCAAACCGGCTTGAAGCGGCATTGGGGTATTCGGGCGACGCTCTGATGGTGCACGGCGCCTGCACCTCCTCAGGATGCTATGCGCTAACAGATGATGGGGTCGCCGAGATTTATGCAGTTGCGCGCGAGGCATTGAAGGGCAGTCAACAGTCCTTTCAGGTTCATGCATTTCCATTCCGCATGACGCCGCAGAACATGGCGAAGCATCGCGAGGATCCCAACTTCGCATTCTGGACCGACCTGAAGCGCGGCTATGACAGCTTCGAGGTCACCCGTCGTCAGCCAAAGATCTCTTCTTGTGACGGCCGATATGTTGTCGATACGGAATTTGAAGGCGGCGAGCCACGCAACCCTCTGGCTGCCTGCCCTCCGCCCGTCAATTCGCCTCATTCAGAGATAGCCGGGCGCACACAGACTGACTTACGGCAAGCTGACCTTCTGGTTTCAAGCGGGAACGCGTTGTCCGCGCATTCTTATGTAGACGGCGGGATGCATCCAAGCTTCCGCCGGCTGCTGGAGCGGAACGGTCAGGATGCGTTGGCTAAGCGAACATCACCCCGCTCTTCTGTGCCTGTCAGCCGACCCGACGCAGCGCTCGCGGATCCGCACTCTCCGGACGAGTGACAGATATGTTGCGTGGCTTTCTGACATTGCTGACCGCTCTATTGCTGACCCTGCATTTGAGCGCTGCCGCGTCCATCGCAGCACCGGCAACAGACGGGCGCAGCCTGGTTTCATCAGATCTCTTCATAAATACTGGAGAAAGCGCCGAAATCTCTGCGGTCGACGACAACAATCCCGCGCCGGAACCCCTCCCGTCATCCTGTCACGATCATTGCGCCAAACTGATGGCCTACTCCGCATATCCCTCGGTGCCATCAACTGTCGAACCATGCAGGGATTTTGGCGAGTTCCGCTTGGAGTCAGCCGGCATTTCCGGCTTACTCCGACCTCCCCGATAGCAAGACGCAAGGGGTGTGAATACGACGGCGGGCAAGCCTTTGACCGTCGAGCAATGTATCGCACTTCGCCCTTCAGTACGACCGCTAATCGCGGCGATATTGTCAGCTATAAGGAGCGAAGCTTTGAGCTCGAATTATCAAGACGTGATGCTATCGCGTCGCAAACTTCTCACTGTGGCTGCGGCTGCGACAGCAACTGTGGCTCTGCCAGGCTGTGCGACAATCCAGGTTGCGCCAGCCACTCCCGAACCCGAAAAACCTGCTGTAGATGTCGGATATGCCCGGATGTATGGGGCGATGCCGGAGGAAGACTACCCAATCCCTGCTGTCGATTTAAGCAAGGTGAAACGTCGCTTCTATCGTCAACTCGTCAACGATCCGACCGGCGAACGGCCGGGGACGATTGTCGTCAACACCTCCGCATTCCACCTCTATCTCGTGCTGCCCGATGGGAAGGCGATGCGCTACGGCGTGGGGTTGGGGCGTCAGGGTTTTACATGGTCAGGGTCTGGCGTCATTCAGTACAAGCGGCGCTGGCCGCGGTGGACTCCTCCTGAGGAAATGATTGCGCGACAACCAGAACTGGAGAAATACAGCGCAGCCAATGGCGGCATGAATCCAGGGCTTAACAACCCGCTCGGTGCACGCGCGCTCTATATCTTCCAGGACGGCGTGGACACGCTTTATCGAATTCACGGCTCGCCGGAATACTGGACCATCGGCAAAGCCGTATCGAGTGGATGCGTCCGGCTGATCAACCAGGACATCATCGACCTCTATAATCGTGTTTCGACGCCCGCGCCGGTGATCGTCCGCGGCAGTTCGACCGCTTAGATGTCAGCACGAAAAATCACTTGAACCTCTAGCGGGCAGAGCTTGTAGCCTCCGGCTTTCAAAAGGATTCACCCATGAAACGTCGCACTTTTCTCATCGGCACTTCAGCCATGGCGCTGGTTTGCGCTGCATCGCCACTAGCATTTGCACAGCCAACCGAGCAGGAGCTTCTCGAGCCAGGGGCCCTGCCGGACAAGACATTCGGCACCGACGATGCACCTGTAACTATCATCGAATACGCGTCTCTGACCTGCCCGCATTGCAGAACATTCCATATCGACGTCTGGCCCGGCCTGAAGGAGAAATATGTCGATACCGGAAAGGTGCGCTTCATCATGCGCGAATTCCCGTTCGACCCGCGCTCCACCGCCGGCTTCATGCTGGCGCGGTGCGCGGGCGACGAAAAGTGGTATCCGACCCTCGATCTTCTTTATCGAACCCAGGAGACATGGGCCCGCGCCTCAGACGGAACAGGCGCCATGAAATCTGTCATGGGCATGACCGGCATGGACGAAGCCGCGTTCGAAGCATGCCTTCAGAATGAGGAACTGATGCAGCAGGTGCAAGCGGTTGCAGAAGTTGGGCGCGGCTTTGGCGTCGATTCCACCCCTACGTTCTTCATCAATGGCAAAATGTACAAGGGTGCTCTGAGCGTCGCGCAGTTCAGCGACACCATCGATCCGCTACTTGCAGCGTCGGGCCAGTAGGGACGCAATCAGATGACAATCTTATTTTCCAACTCTTCAAGAAGCCTGCGTCGGATCGCCCTGTCTCTTCTGATGACCACGGCATGCAGTTCGGCATTCGCACAGTCGGAAGACGTTGTCGCCCGCGTGAACGGTAGCGACATAACACGTGCAGACGTCGCGGTGGCTCAGGAGATGTATGGTTCCCAACTCGGGACCATGCCAGACGATGCCAGACTCTCTGTTATCGTCGATACGCTGATCGAAATGCGGATCATTTCCGACGCAGCGAAGAAAGCAGGTATCGCAGATCAGGACGAATACAAGCGCCAGATGCAGTTCTTTGAACAGCAGACACTGCGGGCCAATTTCATGGAGCAGAAGGCCGCTGAAGCCGTTACCGACGACGCTATCCGCCAGATCTACGATCAGCAGGTCGCTTCGATACCGGTGGTTACCGAGCGACGGCTGCGCCATATCCTGGTGGCATCTGAAGACGAGGCGAAGCAGATCATCGCTGCTCTCGGAGAAGGGACCTCCTTCGCCGACCTTGCCGCCAAGAGCTCCCTCGATGCCGTGTCGAAAGTAAACGGCGGAGATCTGGGCTTCGTCCCCGAGGGGCAGACAGTACCGGAAGTCGATGAGGCGGCCATAAGGCTGAAGACAGGCGACTACACCAAAAAGCCGGTGCGCTCTCCATTCGGGTTTCACGTCATCAAGCTCGAGGAGAGCCGCGACAGGCCGCCACCCGCCTTTGAGTTGGTCGAACCGCAAATTCGTCAATCTCTGAAGGCTGCCGAAGAACGTCGGATTTCAGTTGAGTTGCGGGCCACAGCAAAGGTCGAGAAGCTCGTGCCGGATGTTAGGGCTCCGCAGGAGGATGATGGCCATGACCATTGACCGTCGGGCGTTCGGCTTTGGCCTTCTGGCTGCCGCTGCGGGTTCTCTCACGCCGGTCAGCGCCTTCGCAAATGCTCGCCCTGTTAAAGTTGAGCCGCGTTTCCTTCCCCAACGAGTCAGGCACACATTCTCGGAGCCTATCGGGACAATCATCGTCGCGCCGCGTGAGCGGTTTCTGTACCTCCTGGAAAGCCCAACCCTGGCACGCCGTTACGGAATAGGGGTCGGCAAAGCCGGGTTGGCGTTCAAGGGTAGCGCAATTATCGAGCGCAAGGCCAAATGGCCCTCATGGCGCCCCACACAAAACATGATCAAGCGAGACCCGCAACGCTATGCCAAACACGCAGGCGGCGTTCCAGGCGGCCCGAACAACCCCCTCGGCGCGCGCGCTCTCTACCTCTATCGAAATGGACGCGACACCTACTACCGCATCCATGGTACCAATGAGCCATGGACGATCGGCAAGGCGGTGTCGAACGGATGCATCCGCATGCTCAATGATCACGTCCGGGAACTCTATGAGCTAACGCCCATCGGGACGCGCGTCGTGGTAGTGTGATGGATCGGTACGTCCTCGTCATCGGGGCGGGCCAGGCCGGTCTTGCCGCAGGCTACCATCTGCGCAGGGCCGGCCTTCCATTCATCATCGTTGAGGGAAGCAACCGTGTTGGCGACGTGTGGCGTCACCGATATGACAGCCTCACTTTGTTCACCACACGCCAGTTCAGTACGTTGCCGGGATTGCAGATTCCGGGCAACCGCGACCGCTATGCCCATCGAGACGATTTCGCTGAGTATCTCGAAGCTTATGCCCGGCACTTTGAGCTTCCGGTCAAACTGGGATCGTACGTATCGCGACTGGCCAAATCTGCCGATGGTTTTGAAGCGACCCTCTCAAATGGCGAGATCATTGCTGCATCCGAGGTACTAATCGCCACAGGATCATTTCAGGTTCCGATTGTTCCTCCCATCTCAGCGGAGATGGGTTACGAAGTGCTCCAGCTGACAGCAGCAACATTCCGTAACTGCAATCAGTTGCCTGACGGGCCCGTCCTGGTAGTCGGAGATGGAGCAAGCGGACGCGACATTGCGATCGAATCCAGGAAGCGCCAACCCGTCTTTCTCTCCGTTGGCAAGCCAAGAAAGCTGTTGCCAGAACATATTCTCGGAAAGTCGATCTGGTGGTGGCTCAACCTTGTTGGAGCATTGGAAGCACCCGCGACATCTTTCCGCGGCCGAATGGTGAGGAAAACCGACGCTTTCCCGGACAGAAATCTGCGGGACGAGGTGTTACAGAAACGTGGCATCAGGCTCATGAGTCGACTCGTAGGGGCTGAAGCAGATGTCGTGAAGTTTTCTGACGGAAAAGTCGTTCAGATCCGCACGGTGATCTGGGCGGTGGGCTATCGGGATGAAACAGATTGGGTCGACATCAAAGGCGCGGTTGATGCCAAGACCGGTTTCCTCCACACAGAAGGCGTGTCTCCGGTTAAGGGCCTCTACTTCGTAGGGAGGCCATGGCAGCGCGGTCGCTCTTCCGCTCTGATTATGGGGGCGGGGCCCGACGCCGCGTCAGTGATCCGCAAACTGATGGCTGATCACTGACGGGCATGAGGACATGCCTGTCGTTCCATGACGTAATTGTCAACAAATCTACGATAAGAATGAATTTGTGAAAACGTCCGCACGGCACAAGTGCGCGGGTTCCCGGCGGAAGGCTCCTACAATCCCGGCAGAGTGCCGCATCCGTGACAAACCGTCTCGCACAGCTCACCGCGATTGATCCCCCCGTGCCATTCTGCTTCACTCTTTTCAGAAATTTCTGAAAAGAGTGAAGCAGAGAGCCATGAACCTGTCCCCGACCATCCAGTCGTTCGTCCTTCATTTCGGGGAGATGGGCAGCCGCTGGGGCATAAACCGCACGGTCGGGCAGATTTACGCCCTGCTTTATGTTTCACCGAAACCGCTATGTGCGGATGCCATAGTGGAGGCGCTCGGCATCTCACGCTCCAACGTCTCGATGAGCCTGCGCGAGCTTCAGGCATGGAACCTCGTGATTCTCCGCCACGTGCCCGGCGACCGGCGTGATTTCTTCACCGCACCCGAAGACGTCTGGCAGATTTTCCGTACGCTGGCCGAAGAGCGCAAGAAGCGGGAGGTCGATCCGACCCTGTCGGTGCTGCGCGACCTTCTGATGCTTGAACCCGTCAATGACGACGAGCGCTATGCCCGCGTGCGCCTGTCCGAGATGCACGGCCTGATCGAACAGGTCACCAACTGGTATGACGATGTCAAGAAACTCGATACCGGACGGCTCGCATCGCTGCTGTCGCTCGGCTCGAAGGTCACGCGGTTTCTCGATGCGCGCGACAGGATCATCTCGATAGGACGCGGCCGCCGAAAGCTGGACAATTGATGAGCGGTTCGCGGACCCTGAACGGGCACTCCACGGCAACCGCACGCGCCGGCGCTGGTGCGGGTGACGCACCCTTGCGCACCGACGGCCCGGACGTAATAGCGGCGACGACCAGTCTTCCCCGTTTCGCCACATTCCTCCAGCTCTCAGCGTCGCTGCTGTGGATTCCCCAGGCAGCAGCGATCGCTTTCGCCATCGGCAACGTAGCAAATGCCGCTTCTGCACGCGCTGCGATATTGCCGGCTCTCTGCGTCTTAGTCCTCGGTGTTATGCGCGCAGCGCTCGAGCGCGCAGGCGCCACCCGCGCCTATGATGCCGCCCGCGCCCACCTCTCGACCCTGCGCGCCCGCGCCGCAGCCGCCGTTGCAACCCGTTCCCCACTCGATGCCTCCCGGCCTTCGTCCGGTCTCGTCGCCAGCACGCTTACCGAGCAGGCCAACGCCATCGTGCCCTATCTGGCAAGGTTCCAGCCGCTACGCATGCGCGCCGCCGTGGTGCCGCTGGTCATTTTCGGCCTCGTCTTCGCCTTTTCATGGGTAGCTGCCCTCGTGCTGCTGATGGCCGCGCCTGTCATCCCGATCTTTATGGCGCTGATCGGCTGGCAGGCTAAGGCGGTCAGCGAAAGGCAACTTGCTCGCTTAGGCGACATGAATGCCTTCCTGCTCGACCGGCTGCGCGGGCTCGCTACCATCCGTGCCTTCGAGGCGGTGGATGCTACCGCGCTGCAGTTGCGCGCCAATGCCGAAGACCTGCGAGCCTCCACCATGGTGGTGCTACGCGTCGCGTTCCTGTCGTCTGCGGTTCTGGAACTGTTCGCTGCGCTCGGCGTGGCGCTGGTCGCCGTCTATATCGGCTTCCATTTCCTTGGAGAACTGAATTTTGGCGCGTGGGGAGAGAAACTCACGCTGGCGCAGGGCCTGTTCATCCTGTTGCTCGCACCGGCCTTCTTCGAGCCGCTACGCGACCTGTCGGCGGCCTGGCACGACCGCGCCGCTGGGCAGGCCGGATTGGAAGCTCTCGAGCGCAACACGCACGGCGGCACGCAAATCGTCGGCAATATCGAAAGCATGGCCGGCGGATCATCAGGCCCGCTTTCAGTCCAAGTTGATGGCCTTGCCTTTCGTCATGCCGGATCTGCGGTCGATACCTTCGCTGATTTCGACCTATCCATCCGTCCCGGGGAACACGTCGCGGTGATGGCGCCCAGCGGTGGTGGAAAATCCACACTGCTGGCCCTTGTCGCGGGCCTCGCATCACCCGATGCGGGCACAATCCGCCTCGGCAGCAAGCCTTTGAATCATGCGAATGCCGCCCGGCTGCGCACCCGAATCGCATGGCTTGGCCAGCCGCCTCATATCTTTTCAGGCACGCTTGCCAGCAATATCGCTCTCGGCAGACCGTACCTTCGCAAGCCCGAGATCGCTCGGGCGCTGGAAGTCGCACGGCTTGGCGATGTGGCCGCGCGGCGTGGCTCTGCCCCTATTGGTGAAAATGGCGATGGCCTCTCCGGCGGCGAAGCCCTGCGCCTGGCACTGGCGCGCGCGGCTGCCGGTCCGCGCCCCGGGCTCATTCTTGTCGACGAGCCGACCGCACATCTCGACCGCGAAACCGCCGACGAACTCACCGAGCGACTGATTGCCGTGGCGCAGGGCGCCACGCTTGTCGTTGCAACGCACGACCCCGCGCTGGCCGTGCGCATGGATCGTGTCGTCCGGCTTCCCGCCATCGACGCGCCGACACAGCAGGTGCCCGCATGAGGCGGCTCTCCAACCTTCGTCCTGTCGTTGCGCTGTTCTGGGGGGACGATCGACACATGCTCGTTTACGGCGTGCTTCTGTCGCTATCCACCGCGCTCGCCGGCATAGCACTGCTTGGCCTGTCAGGCTGGTTTATCGTCGCAACATCAATTGCCGGGGCGACATCAGCCACCGCGCTCGCCTTCGATGTGTTCATGCCTTCAGCGGGCATCCGGTTGCTGGCCATCAGCCGCACCGCCTCCCGTTACGGCGAGCGGCTCAC belongs to Stappia indica and includes:
- the cydD gene encoding thiol reductant ABC exporter subunit CydD; translation: MSGSRTLNGHSTATARAGAGAGDAPLRTDGPDVIAATTSLPRFATFLQLSASLLWIPQAAAIAFAIGNVANAASARAAILPALCVLVLGVMRAALERAGATRAYDAARAHLSTLRARAAAAVATRSPLDASRPSSGLVASTLTEQANAIVPYLARFQPLRMRAAVVPLVIFGLVFAFSWVAALVLLMAAPVIPIFMALIGWQAKAVSERQLARLGDMNAFLLDRLRGLATIRAFEAVDATALQLRANAEDLRASTMVVLRVAFLSSAVLELFAALGVALVAVYIGFHFLGELNFGAWGEKLTLAQGLFILLLAPAFFEPLRDLSAAWHDRAAGQAGLEALERNTHGGTQIVGNIESMAGGSSGPLSVQVDGLAFRHAGSAVDTFADFDLSIRPGEHVAVMAPSGGGKSTLLALVAGLASPDAGTIRLGSKPLNHANAARLRTRIAWLGQPPHIFSGTLASNIALGRPYLRKPEIARALEVARLGDVAARRGSAPIGENGDGLSGGEALRLALARAAAGPRPGLILVDEPTAHLDRETADELTERLIAVAQGATLVVATHDPALAVRMDRVVRLPAIDAPTQQVPA
- a CDS encoding flavin-containing monooxygenase, encoding MDRYVLVIGAGQAGLAAGYHLRRAGLPFIIVEGSNRVGDVWRHRYDSLTLFTTRQFSTLPGLQIPGNRDRYAHRDDFAEYLEAYARHFELPVKLGSYVSRLAKSADGFEATLSNGEIIAASEVLIATGSFQVPIVPPISAEMGYEVLQLTAATFRNCNQLPDGPVLVVGDGASGRDIAIESRKRQPVFLSVGKPRKLLPEHILGKSIWWWLNLVGALEAPATSFRGRMVRKTDAFPDRNLRDEVLQKRGIRLMSRLVGAEADVVKFSDGKVVQIRTVIWAVGYRDETDWVDIKGAVDAKTGFLHTEGVSPVKGLYFVGRPWQRGRSSALIMGAGPDAASVIRKLMADH
- a CDS encoding GbsR/MarR family transcriptional regulator codes for the protein MNLSPTIQSFVLHFGEMGSRWGINRTVGQIYALLYVSPKPLCADAIVEALGISRSNVSMSLRELQAWNLVILRHVPGDRRDFFTAPEDVWQIFRTLAEERKKREVDPTLSVLRDLLMLEPVNDDERYARVRLSEMHGLIEQVTNWYDDVKKLDTGRLASLLSLGSKVTRFLDARDRIISIGRGRRKLDN